The window TGGCACCATTCTCAACTGACATGATGACCCCATCTTGAGACAGCTGCTTGCCAGCATCATCCACAATACCAGTGTTAGAAGCAGTAATTTTCTCTTGTGATTTAGTAAGACCGTTGTCAGAAGTCAAGGCAGTCCCTGTCCCATTACTGGAGCCATCCACGTTTAAGGGACCCTCATGAGTTCTGTTTTCCTTAGAACATAGAACAGGAACACTCGCATTCCCTCCTAAAGAAAAAGGCCTTGGATTCTCAAGCAGTACACTGATGTGGTTAGAACAAGGATGGCTGCTCACAGCACCCACAGTGCCAATATCAGAGGTGGAAATTTTCTCTTGTGTCTTAATTAAATCACAATCAGAACTAGATCCAATATTGAAATCATGGACGGAATTATTTGTATTGGCAAGACCCTCTTGAATCTTTGtttcctctaaacttgacaaaCAAACATTAACATTGCCTCCTACTGAAAGCATAGTCTCTGAAGATCCTTTTAAAACATCATTCTCAAGTGACACACTCGGACCATTTTGACAAATCTGCATGCTAACGTCACTTATACCATCAATGTCAGTATAAGTTGTTTCATTTGGAGATCTAGTTAGACCCTTTTCAGAATTTGAGATGACATTCAAATCATGCATGGATCCTTCAGTATTTATGGGACCCTCATGAAAGTTGGTTTCCTTCTGACTGGAAAACCCTGAAGGAGGACTTAATCTGTTCCTCTTTTCTGTAAGCTCAGCTACACATGCCTGACCAGAAACAGTGTCAGTGATACTTTTCTCTGAAATATTTGACAGCAGAGACTCATTCACTTTGTTATTCTTAGACAATGCAATTACTTCATTAACACCAGCGACTGAAATTAAACCAGCAGAagttattttctcttttggaTGTGCTGCATTATTGGAGCTAGAGGCTGCAGATGGCCTAAGGGTGGAACTACCTGGAGCTTCTCCTCGTTTCTTTGTTAATTGTGAATTTGACGCACGAGAAATAGGAATCGATACTTTCCTCAtgactttcttcttctttgtgaCCTTGGGTGAAGACATTCCACCAGAACCAATGCTGGCAGCAACCTTTTCTGAAACCATACTGTTAAGACATCCTTCCACTCTATTGTTTTCCAGTGAAATATTGGTCCCACTGGAACAAGGCTTTGAACTAAAAGTTTGCACAGTTTCAAGACCAGAAGCTGTCACTTTCTCCTTCAACTGTTTTGGATCTTTATGACACAAGGATGGGTCGGCCACAACACTTGGCAAGCAATCCCGTTTTACAGGTTCCTCATTGAGTTTATTCAGCTGTGAACTTGAATTATCCATATTAGGCAGTGTAATTTTCCTAAGCTCTCTGTTCCTAGGTATCAAACGCAAATTTCTATCAGAAACAACCGTGGGGCTTGAAGGGGCCATAATTGCCTTGGCTACTAGTGAATTGGATTTGAAAGAAACATCAAGCTCTACTGGACTCCTTTCTCTCTTGTCTGCCATTCCATGATCCAAATATTCAAGGGGATCTTTACCTCTATATTGACTAGAGGTGGACTCATCATAATAAAACTGCCCATCATCTCTCTTTCTAGGACTAGGCTTCTGCAGTTGAATCCTGAGAAGGGCACTCTTCTTCTGTATTTTCTTTCTGGGGGAGCGAGTGAATTCATGACTACCCTCCCTGCTCCCCCTATTAGTAAATTTTCCCAACTCCAGGGCATTGGGGCCTCGTTTGAAGGAGTAAACCTGAACCCCACCGCCATCATCAATCTCATTGTTTTCCAGACCAATTAAATAGTTGGCCACGTCTCTTTGGGGTTGTCTACTATGAGCCCACCTCTGATTTTCACTCACTCCATCACCTCTGCCATTCCTAATGAACTCCTCATCACGTGACGAGCCGTATCTTGAGTCATAATTCCCCAAACTTGAGGAGTCGGGTTCCACAACAAAATGAGAATCACCAAAACCAATATTCCTCAAAGATTTGTTAGCATTCTGTACCAAATGGCTGTGGCGATCAAAATCATCATGGCTACGACCCTCACCTCGACCCCACACCAACTCCTCGACCCGTTTATGTTCAAATCCACCATTCATTTCATCCCTAAACCTAGAACTACCCTCCGGATCATGCCTAAACTCACCGATTGCACGGAACGGTGAAACGGGATTGTGATTAAATGATCGGTGATGACTGGTCTCGTGATCTGATCGGATGACAGGGTACAGCCTCGGCGGCCGGTTCTCGGTCGAAACCCTGGAAGGCTCCCAAAACTCGGGACGTGAATTATCAAAGTGGTGCACGCGAAGACGGTGACGATCATCGTCCAAAAGGGTCCGATTAGAAACCCTATGTGGTGACCGACCCACATCAAGAtggcggtggtggtggtgatggagAGATCCGGGTTCGTCATCAATCAGACGAATAGGGTTAGGGCTAGGGTTAGCGCTACGAAAAGTGAATTGAGATTGGTGGGGGCTGAAGGGCGGCGGCGGTGGAGGAACGGTGAGAGGACGGTACGATGGTGGCGGAGGTGGCGGAGGGAGTGCCGGCGAAGGTTGCAGAagatggtggtggtggcggtGATTACCATAGAAATTAGGATCATCGGGCAATTGAGAAGGGATATGAGCATACCTTGAAGAATTGGGGTGGTGATGAATTAACGGCGGGAGATCCATTTGccgctttctctctctctttctctctcttgatGGACTTGCGCTACTGTTTTTCCTCTTCCCTTCTCTAATACCATCGTTTGGTGTTGGACTCCACATTCAACTCCCATCAATatatttccttttctctctcaaaattcCTCTCCAATCAACATTATCTTTATGGTGGGTGGTTTATATTTCACTATCAATCCTTAATTCCAccaatatatttcttttttttttttataagctcCTACTTTGTTAAacatttattaataatttttttctctgaagaaataattaatagtattttattattcttcaaagatatttatttttaagttgtccCAGAAAGacttatattcataatttaatttataaatttaaatcttCGTTTCTCTCCGATTCCTCGTTCTAgggttataaaaataaaaagtggttttatgagggttttttttttttttttaaatattaaatatttaataatttatttttaaaaatatttaatagatgattcttttaaaaatatgaataatattttttatctataaaaaaatttagtagtatttcattaatttgaagcattctttaaagatatttatttttaaatcacttttttgttttcttggttggGAGGGTTTTGGAGGCTACCCATCCATGTCCccttttgtaaatttaattttccttccCATCCGGGCCAGATCATTGCAAGGATGAGAAATCTCTATTATTGTTCATAATgttatatctaattttaattttttaaaatataaatttattaatttattatatttaacataaatatataaaattttatatactagtaataataatataattggaCAGGGAATTGTGGGATGATCCATTAGAGCAACTGGATTTAGACATATTATTTACTTTGGTCTTCAGAGTCAAAAAGTCTTTCTTAGCTTCTTGTTcaagttcaaaatttttcctttctctcccgGAAATTCATGACAACCAAACAAATTTCCTCTACACACCATGTATTTCCAAAATaacgttaaaaaaaaaaaaaaacctttcaaattttttctcatcaaatttACTACATAACATCTAATATTACAgcctattttctctctctagaacaATGTTCCtttaacatcaaataaaaacatatcaTTCTCAGCCCGTTTCTCTTAAACCATCCATATGTTGCAGTCCATAAGCACCAAAGTAAAGATGTTAATATTGAGTGTTCAAAGATGTTGTGTAGGACTGCTGAACAGTTGACAATGTTCAAAGATGTAAAACCATCCATACAATTCCTAAGAAACATGTTGTGTAGGACTGCTGAACAGTTGACAATGCAAGTATCCGTGGATATGGGCACTGCTTGTAAATGGACACATACAGAGAATATAGGTGGGGTGTCGGTGGTGATGGTGGCTAAGTGGAGGAGACCACCTAACTTGTTATGGCTACAACTTTCAATATGGGGATCCAAATTTGAGCATGTTAATGGGAAAGGAATCTAAAAAAGTGACAGCACCAAGTTGCAGGGCCACATACACGAGAAATTTGTATCACAAACACATGGGCTAGAAGAGTTGCAGATGCTTCAAATGCTGCAAGGAAGTCAAGCCTCAAAAGTAAAATTGCTCTTATTAGATACACTTGGAAATGGAGCAGCAGTTACTTGTGCCCACTTCTTGATCAACATGTAATGATCCATAGTTTGAACATATCCACATTCCACCATAACAAATCACTCTCAGCTCTCTTATCTTTTCTAGATTGGGGAAGAGGGCTGACACAATTTTCCACAAAACCACAAGGGAAAGTCATGACTGCTAAGGTAAGGTAAGGTAAGGTGAGGCGGAGGGTACTCCAGcaaacaacctctcatccaAGACCTATCTATAAGCAAACACAAAAATGCAACGAAAGCCGAAAGGGGGGAAAGCCCAACAGAATATACAAAAGAATAGCACAAATGGAGGGTGAGATGGTGCATTAATGCATTTTGCTAGCAACACTGGTTAGTCGAAGCTTGATGAGCGGCTCCACCTGCCTTGCAAGTAGTCCTCTAACGAGACACTTTGCTCAATGCTACTCATGGAGAGTGAATCTTCCTCAACATCAAGTAAAGCAAGGTTAAGATGGGACTGGAGATTTGAATGGGGAAAAGCTTCATCATCTGGCGTGTCAGACCCTTCACAAGCGTTGACTTGCAGCCTTGCCCACTTGGTTGCCTCCGCGTCACCTTGGAGGAGCTTTGAGACCTGTTCTCAGAACAAGGGTCTGTTAGGAGTGTTTCATATATTAATTGTGGGCTCATGCTAGTATTGTTAGGTACTATGTAACATGGATAGTTGATTACAGAACAAAATTGAATGAAATACATTCAACATCGATGggattcattttctttccattacttgtttgtaataaatttttgatTTAGTGGGATTTCTCCATAACCATTTCTcatattaaggttatgtttggtctctcaaaaatggaaggaaaatataagggaaagaaaacataaaagaaaaatagaaagaaagaaaaaatagattaaaagtagataaattatttttatttattatttcaaatttattttatttattttaactcattgatataaatattaaataatttaaaaatacataaattccgaattagttttaattttgattttctttaatatttttttttatagacaatcaaacataaaaaaatcattttcctttataatttttcttcttttctttgtattttttgaaaccaaacataaccttagagaAGACTTACAAGGCTCATTTGTGGCCGAGCTCTTGGCGCACGTCTGATACAGAGAATAGCAGCCCATACCATCCTCTCCATCTGGTTGGAGTCATAGTTACTGCCCAAGCTTGGGTCCAATAATTCAGAAACCTTCCCACCATATAGAATTGGCTTTGCCTGTAAATTAATTTCCATTTATGAAACTAGATCAAGAGGTAAATTCAGTACTGAATAAATTGTATGAGTTCCATGGACATACCCACATAACCAGGCTCTCTTGACCTTTTGGATAATCACTGCTGATCGGTTTTCTTCCCGAAAGAAGCTCAAGGAGGACAACACCAAATGCGTAGACATCTATCTTCTCATTTACTTTGCCATACATGAAGTATTCAGGAGCCATGTAACTGCAGAGAAAATAAATGTTCTGAACTTTCTCAATGACAAGTAATAACTTTTTTACTCAAGATTTTAAAGCCATAATTCAAAATAGTGGGGTTTATTGATCTTCTGAAAAATGACAAGAATGTGGGACATAGAAGTTATAGCTACTGGAGAAGAAGCACAAACCCGAAGGTGCCAGCAACATCAGAGCAGGTTATATGTGATGAGGAAGTTGAGGCCCATTTAGCTAGTCCAAAATCAGAGagctgaaaagaaaaagaaaggatatTGGTATATTACAGTGTCAGTGAAGacttcaagaaagaaaaaaaaatcatcagaTCCAATAAACTATATGGTAAAAATACAGTACCTGTGGCTCAAAATCATCTGCTAATAGTATATTTGACGATTTTACATCCCCGTGGATCACGGCTTGAGCGCTGCCACAGTGCAGATAATCCAGTGCCTCAGCTACACCCACAGCAACCTTGTATCTCTCACTCCAACCAAATGCAAAAAGATCCTTTTTATTACCTGATTCAATAAAGAACCAACAAGAAACATATCGCTAATTAAGAACACAACTGTcttcaatttcaatttaatatctaaaaaaataaaagtttttgtgTAACTCTGGTACCATAAAGGTTCTCCTCCAGGCTTCCTCTTGATAAGAAATCATAAACCAGGAGAAGATTATTGTTCTCAAAACAGAAGCCCAAAAGGGAAATGATGTTCTTGTGATGCAAGGTAGAAATAATCTCAATTTCCAAGAGGAACTCCTTCAATATATCATCAGATGGCTTCAAGATTTTCACTGCCAATTCCTTGCCATCAGAAAGACAACCTCTATATACCCGACTGCTTCCACCTTTTCCAATCAAATTCTCTGAAATCACAGAAAACTGATTATTTTAACTAACATTCTATGAGGACTTAATGGTGTAATTGATTAGACACCACAGTTAGTGGAAGAAAACAAACCAGGCATGAAATTTGATGTTGCCGAGAAGAGTTCTTGATACTTGAACAGTCTACAAGTTGCTGAGTACTTCTCATGAAGACCCTCCAATTCTTTAGCTAGCTTTGTTGAACTGCGGCTGGGAGAAGGTGGAGCAGATGCATTCTCAGTTCCTACTGGAACAATTGCACCACTTTCACCATCTAAATTGGTAGATAGGTCTTCATCCCCATCACAACTACTTTCTTTATTATCCAAACTGGCTGCAGATGGAAAGTTCCTACTGGGCAACCTCATTGCCCACTGAACCACAGAGATCTGCCGCACTGAGGATTTGGTAGAAGTTTGCCGGTCTGGTAAAATGGCCCGGCGGAGGAGCGGCCAACCAGGTCTCAGTTCAGGCAATTCTCTGATCAACAGAGAGATTGAACTCGATGATGCCTCTAGCTTCTGAACAGGCACAATAGCCAGTGAATCATCTTCATGATGGCTGTCACCAGAAGATCCTTCTATGGATTGACTACATGAATTCTCAGGCATAGCAGAGAGTGGGGCacaaatggaacaaatttgttTTGGCTCACTCTCCTTACAATCTGTACCACCATTAACCAGCCCCAACTCCAAACTCTGGCAAGCACTTGGATCACAGATGGTTGATGGCTCCTCATTTGCCTTGCCATGATTTATTGCCTTTGATTTCTTACTCACTGACTGGTGAATTCCACCGAGCAAACCATTCCGGCGATGTTCCTCTTTTTCTGCAACAAGTATACAAGCAATATTAGAATTTGACTACAAGTATAAACTATTCATGCACAAAACCCCAACCTAAGAACTGAGACCTTGTGAATCAACAGTAGTTCTCATAGAAGCTTCTCTCTGGAACACAACTTTCCCATTGTTCACAGCAAGAACTGAACAATCCTTTGGTAGTTTCTTTGCACAGTACTTTGCAACCGCGGCGGATGACCTGATTGCATGATGGTTCCGAGCTGTTCCTACTATAACCTTACTAGCAACATAAGATTTCACCTCCCTGACCAGAATTTTCCCGATAGATGAACCTCTGCAGATCTTTAGCTTGAGATCCACCTGCAACAATTCCACCAAAAAGACTCAATTCTTTCAGCTCTCTGTTTGTTTCCGAGAAATGTtgggaaaatgggaaaaaaaactttaaacctTTGAATCTAAATTCAACAAAAACTTTCAGTGGCTGAACCTAATTCAACCAGTTGGTccaatttagtttaatttgttcattttaaagAAACCATGACAACAAACGAAAAAACTCAAAATTCCATTTGTCTTCATTCTCTCTGTTTTCTCTGCTACCAAACAGAGTACAGAtgctgaataagaaaaaaaacaaataaaaacccGAGGAAAGAGAATCAAAGAacagaaaaacagaaaacaagcAGAAACACCGACCTGTTTCAAGTTGCAGAAACCTTCATATACAGCAAGAACAGAGTCAAATGCCTTAACCAGCGAAAGAAGCGACGATTTCCCATCTCGATCCACAATTTCTACATACACCCATTTCTCCAAATCAGACAAACTTCACTTCAACCCATCAAAACCTCCCAAAAGAACAGAAAGCAAGAACACCCACaaaatgaaacacaaaaaaaaaaaaaaataaataaataaataaattcgtACTCAAACCATACTTACCATTGTGACCAAGAACATGCAGAGCAATCACACGGTCACCCGGCTGAGCCACTTTCACCAGAGCCCAAGTCAGCAACTCTCTACTCTGCGAGTCCAACTTCACTCCGACCACCACCGTCCCACCGCCGGACTTCTCCACTTCTCCGGAAGACCCACCTGGTATCATCTTCATCTTCCTGGTCAGTTTCCAGCGCTGCTTCCCTCTGATTCCTGCTACCTCACAGTGCTCCGGCCGGTCATCCGTTAATATATAGCTAATCTTAGAGATCAGCTTTAACCGTCGTTGGTTTGCTTTTCAAGTCGCACACCAGACCAGAAAGTGAAGTGCGGCGTGTTACCCTACGGGCGGTCCTACTTTACTTGATATGACCCATCACAAAAGGTCAGTGATGCCATAATGTGAAATATGAACGGTGATGAATGAGGTCACAAGGGCCCACAGTCGAGCGACATCAGACCTAAAATCACGATCAAAGACGTCGTTGAGGAAATCAGGTGATCACCATATCACCGTACAGTAGAACTCCATCTACCGAATCACCTACGAGTCATCGAATATCACATACCATGGCGCGTGTCATGCACGCAGTAAGATAAAACTTTAGAACCTTTAAGTTGAAAAACTCTCCCACATCAAAACATTTTCCCTCTCGCCAACCCTTTAATTCCAATGGTCTTCGCTTTTggtaagaaatatttttttagcgATGTGACTactaatatttgtttatttatttattaatctgaATGCTTTGGAGAGAATAAGGTACAAAAGTTTGATTCATCGGAAAAAAGTTATGGcctttattctttaattaatcaCATTAAGATGATTGCCCCAGATTGGTGTACTTTTTTCTCACTTGGCCCAATTCAATAATGGGGGAGTTGGGTtaatgttaaattaattttattgttcaAAATTAATGtgctttttgggttttttttttagtaaaatgccccattttaaaacacatttataaaattaagaaaaattcatatatatttatatatagagtATAAAAAACTTTCTCTCATATAAGATATTACAAATACTccttgtagacataaaaaaattagtggataAGTCTCTCATCTTATGGATAAGTCTCTCtcatctccaactataaaaataacaataataatgagaaaattattattattattattatcttgttggtaaaaccttccgataaatttttttttgctaaaattaaggaactaaatcccttaaattaagcaattaaaattgaggaatttgaaattcaaattctctatcttcatttataaatagagagaaaatttaaaggTAACTTCGTACGAGGGCAAAAAAACTAATACACTTGTGGCcctcaaaatcaagaaaaatattatttgttagAAAGAATATTATTTCTGAGATGGTACCCGcgatattcttaaatttaataaatcatttgttcTACACTCCTCGtgcaaatataatataaaatatttgttttgtttcataagagatatttatttgtttgatgtCATAATATTGTGAAACATAATgatgttatatttatatgaaaggGGGTGATATCTCATTTCAGATAAATGAAAAAGTTTctgatattatatataagtaTGAATTATTTCCAatcatataaacatattttaaaactgTGAGAGAATTTTTTGattcaaaacaaacaataaGTAAACCGTTTAATACGAATTATTACaaacttaaatttattaatcataattgataAGGTTCTATGAAATCCATTAAATCATACCATGGAAAacatatatttggttttaatgtAGATGTAAAAATAGTAGGAGTCATTGAAGAGGAGGGTGGTGGACCGTGGAGGGCACCGACCCAATACTCGTGACTGCGCTCAACTCTAAGCTACCACGCTCCGCCAGCATGTACACCATCTCACGTGACTCTCAACCCACTGTACGACACGTGGcaccattattttttatgacgGCTACTGAACACGTGCTTGACAAGCTGACGTCCACGTGCCCACTAAGGAAGTGGAGATGGCTTCCCCACCCCCCATTTTGCTAATTCCACTGAAAGCAGCACCCAAGGCCCAAGACTGTACACAGTCTTTAGCTGCTATGGAAATAGAGTATTCGGAGcagagaaaaaacaaacaagaggAACCGCAAAATTACGGGAGGGTAGGGCCATTGATCTTTGATGGGTGACTTTGCATGTGATGAGTTAGACACGAGTGGGCCCCAACGCTGGTCCACTGTGGTCCACCACTTTCCCGTTGTAGCTGatcccaccaccaccaccacctcctccgttataattaaaaataaaataaatacattttctaTGATTTGTCGGTCAGTCCAAGCACGGCGTTTTCACGTGTCCAGAAGCCAATATCTACACAGAAATAAAGGAGCGTCCACATCTCCACGCGCCTTTACCGCGTGCTAATACGTGAATTGGATTTGAGATGCcattcatattattaaattagaaatgaaCTTGAGTGGTAAAGTGGTTTAgagcttattattttattatttagggAAGTCATTTGAATAAATtattggttttattattttttttatattattatatttaaaaaataataggttttgaataaaaatatatcataattagtCATTGATAAAAACTTCCCCAattgattattcttttatttgtttcatcatttgttggttttattttaagaataatttagaaaaaaaatcaatataatatacaagatttcatcatcaaattttgaaacattcataaaatttttattaattttcctttttcaaatgtgaaaaaaaaatcctcaactTAGGATGGCATAAACAAAAGTGTACCAAGCAATGAAGCAATGTTTGGCCAGCTATTTGCAAAGGGGGTATGCATTTGTGTACGGATGACCCACAAATCCCACAGACACACAACCATCTTCATCTAAGATATTTGTGGATCGCATCCCCCACTACAACTACTTCCATGCTATATGGGGGATGTGTACAAAGCATATGCACATaaaaatagcaataataataataatgttttgatttaattatta is drawn from Vitis riparia cultivar Riparia Gloire de Montpellier isolate 1030 chromosome 18, EGFV_Vit.rip_1.0, whole genome shotgun sequence and contains these coding sequences:
- the LOC117907518 gene encoding LOW QUALITY PROTEIN: probable receptor-like serine/threonine-protein kinase At5g57670 (The sequence of the model RefSeq protein was modified relative to this genomic sequence to represent the inferred CDS: deleted 1 base in 1 codon), whose amino-acid sequence is MKMIPGGSSGEVEKSGGGTVVVGVKLDSQSRELLTWALVKVAQPGDRVIALHVLGHNEIVDRDGKSSLLSLVKAFDSVLAVYEGFCNLKQVDLKLKICRGSSIGKILVREVKSYVASKVIVGTARNHHAIRSSAAVAKYCAKKLPKDCSVLAVNNGKVVFQREASMRTTVDSQEKEEHRRNGLLGGIHQSVSKKSKAINHGKANEEPSTICDPSACQSLELGLVNGGTDCKESEPKQICSICAPLSAMPENSCSQSIEGSSGDSHHEDDSLAIVPVQKLEASSSSISLLIRELPELRPGWPLLRRAILPDRQTSTKSSVRQISVVQWAMRLPSRNFPSAASLDNKESSCDGDEDLSTNLDGESGAIVPVGTENASAPPSPSRSSTKLAKELEGLHEKYSATCRLFKYQELFSATSNFMPENLIGKGGSSRVYRGCLSDGKELAVKILKPSDDILKEFLLEIEIISTLHHKNIISLLGFCFENNNLLLVYDFLSRGSLEENLYGNKKDLFAFGWSERYKVAVGVAEALDYLHCGSAQAVIHGDVKSSNILLADDFEPQLSDFGLAKWASTSSSHITCSDVAGTFGYMAPEYFMYGKVNEKIDVYAFGVVLLELLSGRKPISSDYPKGQESLVMWAKPILYGGKVSELLDPSLGSNYDSNQMERMVWAAILCIRRAPRARPQMSLVSKLLQGDAEATKWARLQVNACEGSDTPDDEAFPHSNLQSHLNLALLDVEEDSLSMSSIEQSVSLEDYLQAGGAAHQASTNQCC